One window from the genome of Actinoplanes teichomyceticus ATCC 31121 encodes:
- a CDS encoding helix-turn-helix domain-containing protein, producing the protein MQEIDRLLAAAAAGRGGALLLCGGPGSGRSTLLRTAVSHATGWTVRTAAGHAAERTLPLAALHRLAGAHPPAGDLVTTGESLLHHWRTTAAHHPLLCVLDDAHLLDEPSLRAVAYAARRLDDGDRIAVLAAGAPSLAGCGLPARRLRPLPADSCRALLSTLVPDLTEDVAGALTELSGGNPAALTDLAAALSPPQRRGYAPLPDTLPPDSALRLRLRAEIAALPPVTRHLLLLAAADPPAPLTDLLAAAGPPGPPIDRLPGTEAPTPLTGPLPALEPLTGPLTALEAPTPWTGSRPGADRPTPLTGPLDATTTSCGDDAWLGRERADGGLAWFGPAERAGLVTIDGATVRFGSTIARTVAYREMSATARRAAHLALARVAAARGRHLPALLHRAAATTTADPALAAALTEAAAAAGPFDAAEAFRYAAELTLDPATRAAALLDAARCAWLAGHPHRAGLLLRRAEQSAGAAPPPPALAGRPGAATAPEPAAGRAAAGAGWGRREAARTRLRARGVAAEMRPDEPAAREILMDVAAEFADVDPVVALDALSLAGEAASLAGQQERFAALARRLAAGRRGDEPPAMTMAYHHVAGLAAIAEADEPTAFARLRQELDLAGRVAEPLPLIRAATAAIVVGDARRATVAAGRAAQLAGAEGAHSLVPRALELAVLAGMAAGDYEAATDAALDGVAVARGTGQHALAGTHLGLLAVLAALVGDRDTGQSRIRAATGTEQARPLCGWALALLDLVDGRQRAAAERLGTVVAGPPGRGSVLLRVAVVPHLLEAAGPEPALNPVAAAFDEWAGRTGQTGWLALRDRCRALRTRDGEAAEAHFHAALRRVGEGGFPRAHTELLYGRLLRRRRRHVEARTHLRRAAETFRLLGADPWAAQSVRELRAAGERTAPEARTCGPRPADGGLTAQQERIATLVAAGATNREVAQELHLSPRTVDHHLRNVFARLGVRSRTEMAHLLAER; encoded by the coding sequence GTGCAAGAAATTGACCGGCTGCTGGCCGCGGCCGCCGCCGGCCGGGGCGGCGCGCTGCTGCTCTGCGGCGGCCCCGGATCGGGCCGCAGCACGCTGCTGCGCACGGCCGTCTCGCACGCCACCGGCTGGACGGTCCGCACCGCTGCTGGGCACGCCGCCGAGCGCACGCTGCCGCTGGCCGCGCTGCACCGCCTCGCCGGCGCCCACCCGCCGGCCGGTGACCTGGTCACCACCGGCGAGTCCCTCCTGCACCACTGGCGTACGACCGCGGCGCACCACCCGCTGCTCTGCGTCCTCGACGACGCGCACCTGCTCGACGAACCGTCCCTGCGGGCCGTCGCCTACGCCGCCCGGCGCCTCGACGACGGCGACCGGATCGCCGTGCTCGCCGCCGGCGCCCCCAGCCTCGCCGGATGCGGCCTGCCGGCCCGGCGCCTGCGGCCACTGCCCGCCGACTCGTGCCGCGCCCTGCTCAGCACGCTGGTCCCGGACCTCACCGAGGACGTGGCCGGCGCCCTGACCGAACTCTCCGGCGGCAACCCGGCCGCCCTCACCGACCTGGCCGCCGCCCTGTCACCCCCGCAGCGCCGCGGCTACGCCCCGCTGCCGGACACGCTGCCCCCGGACAGCGCGCTGCGCCTGCGCCTGCGCGCCGAGATCGCCGCGCTTCCCCCGGTCACCCGGCACCTGCTGCTGCTCGCCGCCGCCGACCCGCCGGCCCCGCTGACCGATCTGCTCGCCGCGGCCGGGCCACCCGGGCCGCCGATCGACCGGCTTCCGGGCACCGAAGCACCCACGCCGTTGACCGGGCCGCTCCCCGCCCTCGAACCGTTGACCGGGCCGCTGACCGCCCTCGAAGCACCCACACCATGGACCGGGTCGCGGCCCGGCGCCGATCGGCCCACGCCGTTGACCGGGCCGCTCGACGCCACCACCACCTCCTGCGGCGACGACGCGTGGCTCGGCCGGGAGCGCGCGGACGGCGGGCTCGCCTGGTTCGGCCCGGCCGAACGAGCCGGCCTGGTCACCATCGACGGCGCCACGGTCCGTTTCGGATCCACGATCGCGCGCACGGTCGCGTACCGGGAGATGTCGGCGACCGCGCGGCGGGCCGCGCACCTGGCTCTCGCCCGGGTCGCCGCGGCCCGCGGCCGCCACCTGCCCGCCCTGCTGCACCGTGCGGCGGCGACGACCACCGCGGACCCCGCGCTCGCCGCGGCACTCACCGAAGCCGCCGCGGCCGCCGGGCCGTTCGACGCGGCAGAGGCTTTCCGGTACGCCGCGGAACTCACCCTCGACCCCGCCACGCGCGCTGCCGCGCTGCTCGACGCGGCCCGCTGCGCCTGGCTGGCCGGCCACCCGCACCGGGCCGGGCTGCTGCTGCGCCGAGCGGAACAGTCGGCGGGCGCCGCACCGCCGCCTCCGGCGCTCGCCGGGCGGCCCGGGGCTGCCACCGCGCCGGAGCCGGCCGCGGGACGCGCAGCCGCCGGGGCGGGGTGGGGACGGCGCGAGGCGGCGCGGACGCGGTTGCGGGCCCGGGGTGTGGCCGCCGAGATGCGACCGGACGAGCCGGCCGCGCGGGAGATCCTGATGGACGTGGCCGCGGAGTTCGCCGACGTCGACCCGGTCGTGGCGCTGGACGCGCTGTCGCTCGCCGGGGAGGCCGCGAGCCTGGCCGGACAGCAGGAACGGTTCGCGGCACTGGCCCGGCGCCTGGCGGCCGGGCGGCGCGGGGACGAGCCGCCCGCGATGACCATGGCATATCACCACGTCGCCGGGCTGGCCGCGATCGCCGAGGCGGACGAGCCGACAGCGTTCGCCCGGTTACGGCAGGAGCTCGACCTGGCCGGGCGGGTCGCCGAGCCGCTGCCACTGATCCGGGCGGCGACCGCGGCGATCGTGGTCGGGGACGCCCGCCGGGCTACCGTCGCCGCCGGCCGGGCAGCGCAGCTGGCCGGGGCGGAGGGCGCGCACAGTCTGGTGCCGCGTGCCCTGGAACTGGCCGTCCTCGCCGGGATGGCGGCCGGGGACTACGAAGCGGCGACGGACGCGGCCCTCGACGGGGTGGCGGTGGCCCGCGGCACCGGGCAGCACGCCCTGGCCGGCACCCATCTGGGGCTGCTCGCGGTGCTGGCCGCGCTGGTCGGCGACCGGGACACCGGGCAGAGCCGGATCCGGGCGGCGACCGGCACCGAACAGGCACGACCGCTGTGCGGGTGGGCGCTCGCCCTGCTCGACCTGGTCGACGGGCGGCAACGGGCGGCGGCGGAACGGCTGGGCACGGTGGTCGCCGGGCCGCCCGGACGAGGATCCGTGCTGCTGCGGGTCGCGGTGGTGCCGCACCTGCTGGAGGCGGCCGGACCGGAGCCGGCGCTGAATCCGGTGGCCGCGGCGTTCGACGAGTGGGCCGGGCGGACCGGACAGACCGGGTGGCTCGCGCTGCGCGACCGGTGCCGGGCGCTGCGGACCCGCGACGGGGAGGCCGCCGAAGCGCACTTCCACGCCGCGTTACGGCGCGTCGGGGAGGGCGGGTTCCCCCGGGCGCACACCGAACTGCTGTACGGCCGGCTGCTGCGGCGGCGGCGCCGGCATGTCGAGGCGCGGACGCATCTGCGCCGGGCGGCGGAGACGTTCCGGCTGCTCGGGGCGGACCCTTGGGCGGCGCAGAGCGTACGGGAACTGCGTGCCGCCGGGGAACGAACCGCCCCCGAAGCACGCACCTGCGGTCCCCGGCCCGCCGACGGCGGGCTGACCGCCCAGCAGGAGCGGATCGCGACGCTCGTCGCGGCCGGCGCCACCAATCGGGAGGTGGCGCAGGAGCTGCATCTCAGTCCGCGAACCGTGGACCATCACCTGCGCAACGTCTTCGCCCGCCTGGGGGTCAGGTCACGCACCGAGATGGCGCATCTGCTGGCTGAGCGCTGA
- a CDS encoding alpha/beta hydrolase family protein — MHRSTSRVRRFLLTTAAALALTVPLGATAAQAADNPYERGPAPTLAALQASRGPYAVSTTSVSRLSVSGFGGGTIYYPTTTADGTFGAIAISPGFTAYWSSISWLGPRLASHGFVVIGIETLTTLDQPDSRGQQLLAALDYLTRSSSVRSRIDASRLAVSGHSMGGGGSLEAASDRPSLQAAVPLAPWNTDKLWTELRVPTLIVGGQADAIAPVATHSIPFYTTIPSSAEKAYLELAGASHFFPQTVDTPTAVQAVAWLKRFVDNDTRYDQFLCPGPRGLQISEYRNTCPIS; from the coding sequence GTGCACCGATCAACCTCACGGGTACGCCGGTTCCTGCTGACCACGGCCGCCGCCCTCGCGCTCACCGTGCCGCTCGGCGCCACCGCCGCGCAGGCCGCCGACAACCCGTACGAGCGTGGCCCGGCGCCGACCCTGGCCGCTCTGCAGGCGAGCCGCGGCCCGTACGCGGTCTCCACCACCTCGGTCTCCCGGCTGAGCGTGTCCGGCTTCGGCGGCGGCACCATCTACTACCCCACCACCACCGCCGACGGCACCTTCGGCGCGATCGCCATCTCGCCCGGCTTCACCGCGTACTGGTCGAGCATCTCCTGGCTGGGACCCCGCCTGGCCTCGCACGGCTTCGTGGTGATCGGCATCGAGACCCTGACCACGCTGGACCAGCCGGACTCGCGCGGGCAGCAGCTGCTGGCCGCGCTGGACTACCTGACCAGGTCGAGCTCGGTGCGGAGCCGGATCGACGCCAGCCGGCTCGCCGTGTCCGGTCACTCGATGGGTGGCGGCGGCAGCCTGGAGGCGGCCAGTGACCGGCCGTCGTTGCAGGCCGCGGTGCCGCTCGCGCCGTGGAACACGGACAAGTTGTGGACCGAGCTGCGGGTCCCGACGCTGATCGTGGGCGGGCAGGCGGACGCCATCGCGCCGGTGGCCACCCACTCGATCCCGTTCTACACGACCATCCCGTCGTCGGCGGAGAAGGCGTACCTGGAACTGGCCGGCGCCAGCCACTTCTTCCCGCAGACGGTGGACACGCCGACCGCGGTGCAGGCGGTGGCCTGGCTCAAGCGTTTCGTCGACAACGACACGCGGTACGACCAGTTCCTCTGCCCGGGCCCGCGCGGCCTGCAGATCTCCGAATACCGCAACACCTGCCCGATCTCCTAG
- a CDS encoding ABC transporter permease has protein sequence MNLFEVVRFSLRGLSANKLRSALTMLGILIGVAAVILLVAVGNGSAKAISDRIEALGTNTITVMSTGRGGSSSTALTTAMADALLDPELAPDIRSVSPVVSASSAAMTHEGADHAVSTFVGTTPDWFGASSTPVERGSAFTADDVAQGRRVVVIGQTVAEELFGGVDPIDRQVTVSGALFTVVGVLKEKSSTGFQDSNDTAVAPLTAVQQVLAGYGALTSIIVEAKDPDRVDAVQSEVSTILNQKLGVTSGGGSRTGTTSTPYRIQNASSLLQTQTETADTFTALLGTVAAISLLVGGIGITNIMLVTVTERTREIGIRKALGAPRRVILTQFLIEATLLSVLGGALGVAAALIGSRFEIVGVKPVIVPSSIGLAVGVSVAIGLFFGGLPAARAARLRPIDALRYE, from the coding sequence ATGAACCTCTTCGAGGTGGTCCGGTTCTCGCTGCGCGGGCTCTCGGCCAACAAGCTGCGCTCGGCGCTGACCATGCTGGGCATCCTGATCGGGGTCGCCGCGGTGATCCTGCTGGTGGCGGTCGGCAACGGCTCGGCCAAGGCGATCAGCGACCGGATCGAGGCGCTGGGCACCAACACCATCACCGTGATGAGCACCGGTCGCGGCGGCTCCAGCAGCACCGCGCTGACCACGGCGATGGCCGACGCGCTGCTCGACCCGGAGCTGGCCCCGGACATCAGGTCGGTGTCGCCGGTGGTGAGCGCGTCGTCGGCGGCCATGACCCACGAGGGCGCCGACCACGCGGTGAGCACCTTCGTCGGCACCACCCCGGACTGGTTCGGCGCCTCCAGCACCCCGGTCGAGCGGGGCTCGGCGTTCACCGCCGACGATGTCGCCCAGGGCCGCCGGGTGGTCGTGATCGGGCAGACCGTGGCCGAGGAGCTGTTCGGCGGCGTCGACCCGATCGACAGGCAGGTCACCGTGAGCGGCGCGCTGTTCACCGTGGTCGGCGTGCTCAAGGAGAAGAGCTCCACCGGCTTCCAGGACTCCAACGACACCGCGGTCGCCCCACTCACCGCCGTACAGCAGGTGCTGGCCGGCTACGGCGCGCTGACGTCGATCATCGTGGAGGCCAAGGACCCGGACCGGGTGGACGCGGTGCAGAGCGAGGTGTCCACGATCCTGAACCAGAAGCTCGGCGTGACCTCCGGCGGCGGCTCGCGTACCGGCACCACCAGCACGCCGTACCGGATCCAGAACGCGTCGTCGCTGCTTCAGACGCAGACCGAGACCGCCGACACGTTCACCGCCCTGCTCGGGACGGTGGCCGCGATCAGCCTGCTGGTCGGCGGCATCGGCATCACCAACATCATGCTGGTCACGGTCACCGAGCGGACCCGGGAGATCGGCATCCGCAAGGCCCTCGGCGCGCCCCGCCGGGTGATCCTGACCCAGTTCCTGATCGAGGCGACGCTGCTGAGCGTGCTCGGCGGCGCCCTCGGGGTGGCCGCCGCGCTGATCGGCAGCCGATTCGAGATCGTCGGCGTGAAACCGGTGATCGTGCCCAGTTCGATCGGGCTCGCCGTCGGTGTGTCCGTCGCGATCGGGCTGTTCTTCGGCGGTCTGCCCGCCGCCCGCGCCGCCCGGCTGCGTCCCATCGACGCGCTGCGCTACGAGTGA
- a CDS encoding efflux RND transporter periplasmic adaptor subunit, whose product MKIRVLSRHPSLVVNTVIGVVLVAGAGTVYEMFAGAGDAGTPATAAQRTVTVQQGTVTKTVTADGAVESASTASASFQTGGTVTAISVKVGDKVKKGQVLATVDPAAAQRDLAAAEADLDAANDALDRAQDAGSDTSDAQNMVEEAELAVDDARAAVDGTVLRAPMAGTVTAISGTIGSSASGAGSSGSSGSSSGGGGSPGSGGAGSSSSSSSAASGFIELADLTRMQVSAGFAEADATKLKEKQVATVTWNALSGTTQSATVTAIDPSGSTSNNVVTYGVTLTLDRVPAGVKVGQTVSVAVTTGSKQNVVMVNAAAITTAGDRHTVTVVSNGTQETRPVRIGLQGDSATEITSGLAAGEQVVVKTTSTTSGSGTQPGGGFGGNFGGGGNFGGGAPGGGGR is encoded by the coding sequence ATGAAGATTCGGGTTCTGAGCCGCCACCCGTCCCTGGTGGTCAACACCGTCATCGGCGTCGTGCTGGTGGCCGGCGCCGGCACGGTGTACGAGATGTTCGCCGGCGCCGGCGACGCGGGCACGCCCGCCACGGCCGCCCAGCGCACGGTCACCGTCCAGCAGGGCACGGTCACCAAGACCGTGACCGCGGACGGCGCCGTGGAGAGCGCCAGCACCGCCAGCGCCAGTTTCCAGACCGGCGGCACGGTCACCGCGATCAGCGTCAAGGTCGGCGACAAGGTGAAGAAGGGCCAGGTGCTGGCCACGGTGGACCCCGCGGCGGCGCAGCGCGACCTGGCCGCCGCCGAGGCCGACCTGGACGCCGCCAACGACGCCCTGGACCGCGCCCAGGACGCCGGCTCGGACACCTCCGACGCGCAGAACATGGTGGAGGAGGCCGAGCTGGCGGTCGACGACGCGCGGGCCGCGGTGGACGGCACCGTGCTCAGGGCGCCGATGGCCGGCACGGTGACCGCGATCAGCGGCACGATCGGCAGCTCGGCGTCCGGCGCCGGCTCGTCCGGTTCATCCGGCTCGTCCTCCGGCGGCGGTGGCTCGCCGGGCAGCGGCGGCGCCGGCTCCTCCTCGTCGTCGTCCTCGGCCGCCAGCGGTTTCATCGAGCTCGCCGATCTCACCAGGATGCAGGTCAGCGCCGGCTTCGCCGAGGCGGACGCGACCAAGCTGAAGGAGAAGCAGGTCGCCACGGTCACCTGGAACGCGCTCAGCGGCACCACGCAGAGCGCCACGGTCACTGCGATCGACCCGTCCGGCTCCACCTCGAACAACGTGGTCACCTACGGCGTCACGCTGACCCTGGACCGGGTGCCGGCCGGGGTGAAGGTGGGACAGACCGTGTCGGTGGCGGTCACCACCGGCTCCAAGCAGAACGTGGTCATGGTGAACGCCGCGGCGATCACCACGGCCGGTGACCGGCACACCGTCACCGTGGTCAGCAACGGCACGCAGGAGACCCGCCCGGTGCGGATCGGCCTGCAGGGCGACTCGGCGACCGAGATCACCTCCGGGCTCGCCGCGGGGGAGCAGGTGGTGGTTAAGACCACCTCGACCACCAGCGGCTCCGGCACCCAGCCGGGCGGTGGCTTCGGCGGCAACTTCGGCGGCGGCGGCAACTTCGGCGGCGGCGCGCCGGGCGGGGGCGGACGATGA
- a CDS encoding efflux RND transporter periplasmic adaptor subunit: MGVALAGRRRLIWLGVTVAVLLLLAYGVAHALTAGAAQEPKAAETATVDRGAVTTEVATTGTLTAAQTRALSFAVDGTVASVSVRAGTTVAAGDVLAKVDDADARDAVDEAQAALDDAEDALADARAAGTSAGSCDVAAAYRSPGVAASASPSVSASASPRPTVTGTVRPTGTVRPTGTARPTGTVRPTATARPTATARPTATATGSRGAGGGSSACAGSGSSGSGQQGGQGSGGDAVLTAQRRVNQAEVTLEQAEEALAGATITAPIAGRVLSVGGKVGTRVSSGSAFITLADIYDMQISADFPEADADHLAVRQKAVITLADRPGETFEATVVVVDPVGASDGTLTRFGVVLSFVDAPEDVLVGQSARVRVTTGSKPDVPRVPSTAVHDVTGSTGTVRRDGAELRVRIGLRGDRYTEIVSGLTEGDVVSRSW, encoded by the coding sequence ATGGGTGTTGCACTGGCCGGTCGCCGGCGTCTGATCTGGCTCGGCGTGACGGTCGCCGTGCTCCTGCTGCTCGCTTACGGTGTGGCGCATGCGCTGACGGCCGGCGCCGCGCAGGAGCCGAAGGCCGCCGAGACGGCCACCGTGGACCGGGGCGCGGTGACCACCGAGGTGGCCACCACCGGGACGCTGACGGCGGCGCAGACGCGCGCCCTGTCCTTCGCGGTGGACGGCACGGTGGCGAGCGTCTCGGTGCGGGCCGGCACCACGGTCGCCGCCGGCGACGTGCTCGCGAAGGTGGACGACGCCGATGCGCGGGACGCGGTCGACGAGGCACAGGCCGCGCTGGACGACGCCGAGGACGCGCTCGCCGACGCGAGGGCCGCCGGCACGAGCGCCGGCTCGTGCGATGTCGCGGCGGCGTACCGGTCGCCGGGCGTCGCGGCGTCGGCCTCCCCGTCGGTTTCCGCATCGGCCTCGCCCCGCCCGACGGTCACCGGGACCGTCCGGCCCACCGGGACCGTCCGGCCCACCGGGACCGCCCGGCCCACCGGGACCGTCCGGCCCACCGCGACGGCCCGGCCCACCGCGACGGCCCGGCCCACCGCGACCGCCACCGGCTCCCGGGGCGCCGGTGGCGGGTCGAGCGCCTGCGCCGGCTCGGGCAGCTCCGGCAGCGGCCAGCAGGGCGGCCAGGGCAGCGGCGGTGACGCCGTCCTCACCGCCCAGCGGCGGGTCAACCAGGCCGAGGTGACCCTGGAGCAGGCCGAGGAGGCCCTGGCCGGCGCCACCATCACCGCCCCGATCGCCGGCCGGGTCCTGTCGGTCGGTGGCAAGGTGGGCACCCGGGTCAGCTCCGGGTCGGCGTTCATCACCCTGGCCGACATCTACGACATGCAGATCAGCGCGGACTTCCCGGAGGCCGACGCGGACCACCTGGCGGTCAGGCAGAAGGCGGTCATCACGCTGGCCGACCGGCCGGGCGAGACGTTCGAGGCCACCGTGGTGGTGGTCGATCCGGTCGGCGCCAGCGACGGGACGCTGACCCGCTTCGGGGTGGTGCTGTCCTTCGTCGACGCTCCGGAGGACGTGCTGGTCGGGCAGAGCGCCCGGGTGCGGGTCACCACCGGCAGCAAGCCGGACGTGCCGCGGGTGCCGAGCACCGCGGTGCACGACGTGACCGGGTCGACCGGCACGGTGCGCAGGGACGGCGCCGAGCTGCGGGTACGGATCGGCCTCCGGGGTGACCGGTACACCGAGATCGTCTCTGGGCTCACGGAGGGTGATGTGGTGTCCCGTTCCTGGTAG
- a CDS encoding response regulator transcription factor — protein MTAGDAPARHTRVLVVDDEPNISALLSATLRLVAFDVRVAGTGHAALVAASEFEPDLIVLDVMLPDVDGFEVARRLRAAGSRTPVLFLTARDAVEDRILGLSTGADDYVTKPFSLEEVVLRIRAILRRSQPEDPGPDTAVLRYADLELDPDAHEVRRAGRPIELSPTEFNLLRYLMINAGRVVSKAQILDRVWKYDFGGDGRIVESYVYYLRRKIDRTDPPLIHTVRGVGYALRLPRGGDE, from the coding sequence ATGACCGCCGGCGACGCCCCGGCGCGGCACACCCGTGTCCTCGTCGTCGATGACGAGCCCAACATCTCCGCGCTGCTCAGCGCCACGTTGCGGCTGGTCGCCTTCGATGTGCGGGTGGCCGGGACCGGGCACGCGGCGCTGGTGGCGGCCAGCGAGTTCGAGCCCGACCTGATCGTGCTCGACGTGATGCTGCCGGACGTGGACGGGTTCGAGGTGGCCCGGCGGCTGCGCGCCGCGGGATCCCGGACCCCGGTGCTGTTCCTCACCGCGCGTGACGCGGTCGAGGACCGCATCCTCGGGCTCTCGACCGGCGCCGACGACTACGTCACCAAGCCGTTCAGTCTGGAGGAGGTCGTGCTACGGATCCGCGCCATCCTGCGGCGCAGCCAGCCGGAGGACCCGGGACCGGACACCGCGGTGCTCCGGTACGCCGACCTGGAGCTCGACCCCGACGCCCACGAGGTACGCCGGGCGGGCCGCCCGATCGAGCTGTCGCCGACCGAGTTCAACCTGCTGCGCTACCTGATGATCAATGCCGGCCGGGTGGTCAGCAAGGCACAGATCCTGGACCGGGTGTGGAAGTACGACTTCGGTGGCGACGGCCGCATCGTCGAGTCCTACGTCTACTACCTGCGCCGCAAGATCGACCGGACCGACCCGCCGCTGATCCACACCGTCCGGGGGGTGGGGTACGCCCTGCGCCTGCCCCGCGGCGGAGACGAGTGA
- a CDS encoding sensor histidine kinase, which produces MIPRHWTLRSRLVLVVGALAAVALIAANLAGVLLIRSYLQGRIDQQLTGMVRPLEFADQQPNDNLPPRTRLFRVGPEQVVYLYGPDGRLDTERSYPADASRPPVPSFSRLASRAADRKPYTVSSPDGTDWRVVALPVGATGGYALFGTSLVEVQQTADQLMLIDGGVMLLILALLGLGAAYVVRLGLRPLTEMEAAAAEISGGDLSPRVPGADPHTEPGRLGLALNSMLTRIEAEVGARTASEQRLRQFVADASHELRTPLTSIRGFAELYRRGGAPAGPVLDETMSRIEAEAARMGVLVEDLLMLARLDRQRTLDLRPVDLLEIAADTIRDAHARAPGRTVLLCGLSDDEDTFEPATVLGDDHGLRQVAINLVANALNHTPAGTRVTVRVGRAVAGAGDAATRSGAVTVSDGMPVAVLEVADDGPGVPPAHAPRIFERLYRADSSRTRARGGGSGLGLAIVAAIVHGHGGWVELHETAGGGATFRVLFPSVGDSP; this is translated from the coding sequence GTGATCCCGCGCCACTGGACACTACGGTCCCGTCTGGTCCTGGTGGTCGGCGCGCTCGCCGCGGTCGCGCTGATCGCCGCGAACCTGGCCGGCGTCCTGCTGATCCGCTCCTACCTGCAGGGCCGGATCGACCAGCAGCTGACCGGCATGGTCCGCCCGCTGGAGTTCGCCGACCAGCAGCCGAACGACAACCTCCCGCCGCGTACCCGGCTCTTCCGGGTCGGCCCGGAACAGGTGGTGTACCTCTACGGCCCGGACGGCAGGCTGGACACCGAGCGCAGCTACCCGGCCGACGCGAGCCGGCCGCCCGTCCCGTCGTTCAGCCGGCTGGCCTCGCGGGCGGCGGACCGCAAGCCGTACACCGTGTCCAGCCCGGACGGCACCGACTGGCGGGTGGTCGCGCTGCCGGTCGGCGCCACCGGCGGATACGCCCTGTTCGGCACCTCGCTGGTCGAGGTGCAGCAGACCGCCGACCAGCTGATGCTCATCGACGGCGGGGTGATGCTGCTCATCCTGGCCCTGCTCGGGCTGGGCGCGGCGTACGTGGTCCGGCTGGGTCTGCGCCCGCTCACCGAGATGGAGGCGGCGGCCGCGGAGATCTCCGGCGGCGACCTCTCCCCGCGGGTGCCCGGCGCCGACCCGCACACCGAACCCGGCCGGCTCGGGCTGGCGCTCAACTCGATGCTCACCCGGATCGAGGCCGAGGTCGGCGCCCGGACCGCCTCCGAGCAGCGGCTGCGCCAGTTCGTCGCGGACGCCTCGCACGAGCTGCGCACCCCGCTCACCTCGATCCGCGGGTTCGCCGAGCTGTACCGGCGCGGCGGCGCCCCGGCCGGCCCGGTGCTGGACGAGACGATGAGCCGGATCGAGGCCGAGGCCGCCCGGATGGGCGTGCTGGTCGAGGACCTGCTCATGCTCGCCCGGCTGGACCGGCAGCGCACCCTGGACCTGCGGCCGGTCGACCTGCTGGAGATCGCCGCGGACACCATCCGGGACGCGCACGCCCGCGCCCCGGGCCGTACGGTGCTGCTCTGCGGACTCAGCGACGACGAGGACACCTTCGAGCCGGCCACCGTCCTCGGTGACGACCACGGCCTGCGCCAGGTGGCCATCAACCTGGTCGCGAACGCGCTGAACCACACGCCGGCCGGCACCCGGGTCACGGTGCGGGTCGGGCGGGCGGTGGCGGGGGCCGGGGACGCCGCGACCCGCTCCGGAGCGGTCACGGTCAGTGACGGAATGCCGGTGGCGGTGCTGGAGGTCGCGGACGACGGCCCGGGCGTCCCGCCGGCGCACGCGCCGCGCATCTTCGAGCGGCTGTACCGGGCGGATTCCAGCCGTACCCGGGCGCGCGGCGGGGGATCCGGGCTGGGGCTGGCGATCGTGGCGGCCATCGTGCACGGGCACGGCGGCTGGGTGGAACTGCACGAGACCGCCGGTGGCGGGGCCACCTTCCGGGTGCTGTTCCCGTCCGTCGGTGACTCCCCGTGA
- a CDS encoding ABC transporter ATP-binding protein, protein MTRPVLEVRDLKKIYGTGEATVHALRGVSMTVHRGDYVAIMGSSGSGKSTLMNILGALDVPTHGRYLLDGVDVGGLSDGQLALARNRLIGFIFQAFNLIPRTSAVANVELPLAYAGVGPRERRRRAMAALDVVGLADRADHEPNQLSGGQQQRVAVARALVTEPALLLADEPTGNLDSRSTDDVLQVFDDLSTAGRTIVIITHEDEVGARAKRLIRLVDGAIVTDARQSPIDRPPIGATAAHARVRAVAAGHLAAGHGVAARAAVRSSGGRHSA, encoded by the coding sequence ATGACCCGGCCGGTCCTGGAGGTCCGCGACCTGAAGAAGATCTACGGCACCGGGGAGGCCACCGTGCACGCGCTGCGCGGCGTCTCGATGACCGTGCACCGCGGCGACTACGTGGCGATCATGGGGTCGTCCGGCTCCGGCAAGTCGACCCTGATGAACATCCTGGGCGCCCTCGACGTGCCCACGCACGGCAGGTACCTGCTGGACGGCGTGGACGTCGGCGGCCTCTCCGACGGCCAGCTGGCGCTGGCCCGGAACCGGCTGATCGGCTTCATCTTCCAGGCGTTCAACCTCATCCCGCGGACCAGCGCGGTGGCCAACGTGGAGCTGCCCCTGGCGTACGCCGGGGTGGGGCCCCGGGAACGCCGCCGCCGCGCGATGGCGGCCCTGGACGTCGTCGGCCTCGCGGACCGCGCCGACCACGAGCCCAACCAGCTCTCCGGCGGCCAGCAGCAGCGTGTCGCGGTGGCCCGGGCGCTGGTCACCGAGCCGGCCCTGCTGCTCGCCGACGAGCCCACCGGCAACCTCGACAGCCGCTCCACCGACGACGTGCTGCAGGTCTTCGACGACCTGAGCACGGCCGGCCGGACCATCGTGATCATCACGCACGAGGACGAGGTGGGCGCCCGGGCCAAACGGCTGATCCGCCTGGTCGACGGCGCGATCGTCACCGACGCCCGGCAGTCGCCGATCGACCGGCCACCGATCGGCGCGACCGCCGCGCACGCCCGGGTCCGGGCGGTGGCGGCCGGTCACCTCGCCGCCGGGCACGGGGTCGCCGCGCGGGCCGCCGTCCGGTCCTCCGGCGGGCGGCACAGCGCATGA